A single window of Acidobacteriota bacterium DNA harbors:
- a CDS encoding phage tail protein, with translation MAADSGTLRLQFKTKDVSRAIKRLKGRAKPAIVRALNRSALATKTFMIRKVAQDLGLKVGDVKSGMKTRDANLNRLTAAVIATGAPISLIKFRAKGPVPSLGRGKGVTARLPAPGKGKYPHAFIATVRHGQTNEHTAVFERKGKTRLPLKKLHGPSVAHVFDKYRDAGLMVSEDTLLKNLKHELKFALSQS, from the coding sequence ATGGCCGCCGATTCCGGAACCCTGCGACTGCAGTTCAAGACGAAGGACGTCTCTCGCGCGATCAAGCGCTTGAAGGGACGCGCGAAGCCCGCGATCGTGCGGGCGTTGAACCGGTCGGCGCTGGCGACCAAGACGTTCATGATCCGCAAGGTCGCGCAAGACCTCGGCCTGAAGGTGGGCGACGTCAAGAGCGGCATGAAGACGCGCGATGCCAACCTGAACCGGTTGACCGCCGCAGTGATCGCCACCGGCGCGCCGATCTCGCTGATCAAGTTCCGGGCGAAGGGGCCGGTGCCGTCGCTCGGCCGAGGCAAGGGCGTCACGGCCCGGCTGCCGGCGCCCGGCAAGGGGAAGTATCCCCACGCGTTCATCGCCACCGTTCGCCATGGCCAGACCAATGAACACACGGCGGTGTTCGAGCGCAAGGGGAAGACCCGACTGCCGCTGAAGAAGCTGCATGGTCCGTCGGTCGCGCACGTGTTCGACAAGTATCGCGACGCCGGACTGATGGTCAGCGAAGACACGTTGCTGAAGAACCT